One window of the Trifolium pratense cultivar HEN17-A07 linkage group LG2, ARS_RC_1.1, whole genome shotgun sequence genome contains the following:
- the LOC123904079 gene encoding agamous-like MADS-box protein MADS9, with translation MGRGKFELKRIENSSNRQVTYSKRKNGILKKAKEISILCDSQVSLILSGESGKIHEYISPSTTLIDVLDRYQRATGKTLWNAEHESLSNEIDRIKKENENMEIELRYLKGENITSLNFKELMALETALENGLTSVRDKKMEVYRMVKRNGEILEEQNKELDLLLQQHMAVEDGETCMHQIISNSVC, from the coding sequence atgggAAGGGGTAAGTTTGAGTTGAAAAGGATTGAAAACTCAAGCAACAGGCAAGTTACTTATTCAAAGAGGAAGAATGGAATCCTTAAGAAGGCAAAAGAAATAAGTATTCTTTGTGATTCTCAAGTTTCCCTTATTCTCTCTGGTGAATCTGGAAAGATCCATGAATACATCAGTCCCTCCACCACATTGATTGATGTCCTAGACAGATACCAGAGAGCCACAGGGAAAACACTATGGAATGCTGAGCATGAGAGCCTTAGCAATGAAATTGATAGGATCAAAAAGGAGAATGAAAACATGGAAATTGAGCTGAGGTACTTGAAGGGAGAGAACATTacctcattgaatttcaaagaGCTTATGGCCCTTGAGACTGCCCTTGAGAATGGCCTTACCAGTGTTCGTGACAAAAAGATGGAAGTGTATAGGATGGTCAAGAGAAATGGTGAGATTTTGGAGGAACAGAATAAGGAATTAGATTTGCTTCTGCAACAGCATATGGCAGTGGAAGATGGGGAAACATGCATGCATCAGATCATAAGTAATTCAGTCTGCTAG
- the LOC123908120 gene encoding serine/threonine protein phosphatase 2A 59 kDa regulatory subunit B' gamma isoform-like, giving the protein MIKQILGKIPRKPSKSSHSDSNGNGGLVNGGSGSSLNSSYGSSNGTLKSNSASSSKSLSSGSGELYSGNGSSAPLSANSSKTNQAKKSAPVIGSQVSLIMAHGNGVYEALPGFRDVSSSEKPNLFIRKLNMCCVVFDFNDPAKHLKEKDIKRQTLLELVDYISSVNSKFNEATMQEITKMVAANLFRTLPCSNHDGKFAEAYDPEEEEPALEPAWSHLQIVYEVLYRFVSSSETDAKLAKRYIDHSFVLRLLDLFDSEDQREREYLKTILHRIYGKFMVHRPYIRKAINNIFYQFIFETEKHNGIAELLEILGSIINGFALPLKEEHKLFLTRALIPLHKPKCVSMYHQQLSYCITQFVEKDVRLADTVIRGLLKYWPVTNSGKEVMFLGELEEVLEATQVFEFQKCAVGLFRQIARCLTSLHFQVAERALFLWNNDHIRNLIIQNCKVILPIIFPALEKNARGHWNLAVQSLTLNVRKIFSEADQTLFDECMIKFQEDESKEREKQEKRESSWKKLEDVAIASASISNEAVLASRFASSLAVATVQSNY; this is encoded by the exons ATGATCAAGCAGATACTTGGTAAAATACCGCGGAAGCCTTCAAAATCATCGCATAGTGATTCGAACGGTAATGGAGGGTTGGTCAATGGTGGTTCTGGTTCATCATTGAATTCATCTTATGGTAGTTCCAATGGTACTTTGAAATCTAAttcagcttcttcttcaaaatCTTTAAGTTCTGGTTCGGGTGAGTTGTATTCTGGGAATGGGAGTTCTGCACCGCTGTCAGCAAATTCGAGTAAAACAAACCAAGCTAAGAAGTCAGCTCCTGTGATTGGATCCCAAGTTAGTTTGATAATGGCTCATGGTAATGGTGTTTACGAGGCTTTGCCGGGTTTTCGAGATGTTTCTAGCTCAGAAAAGCCTAATCTTTTTATAAGGAAGTTAAATATGTGTTGTGttgtatttgattttaatgATCCTGCCAAGCATCTTAAAGAGAAGGATATCAAGAGGCAAACATTGCTTGAGCTTGTTGATTATATTTCATCTGTTAATTCAAAGTTCAATGAAGCGACGATGCAGGAGATCACCAAGATGGTGGCGGCAAATTTATTTCGAACTCTACCATGTTCGAATCATGATGGTAAGTTTGCAGAAGCATATGATCCTGAGGAAGAGGAGCCTGCGTTGGAACCTGCGTGGAGTCATCTGCAGATTGTGTATGAAGTTCTCTACAGGTTTGTGTCTTCATCAGAGACGGATGCAAAGCTTGCTAAACGATACATTGATCATTCATTTGTATTGAGACTGCTCGACCTCTTTGACTCTGAGGACCAAAGAGAAAGGGAATATTTGAAGACTATTCTCCACCGTATTTATGGGAAGTTCATGGTACATCGGCCGTACATTAGAAAAGCTATCAATAACATCTTTTATCAGTTCATATTTGAGACAGAAAAACACAATGGAATTGCAGAATTGCTGGAGATTTTGGGCAGTATAATTAATGGATTTGCTTTGCCTTTAAAGGAAGAGCATAAGCTGTTCCTTACCCGTGCATTGATCCCACTTCACAAGCCGAAGTGTGTCTCAATGTATCATCAACAACTTTCGTACTGCATTACGCAGTTTGTTGAGAAAGATGTCCGGTTAGCTGATACTGTGATTAGAGGCCTTTTGAAATACTGGCCTGTAACTAATAGTGGAAAGGAGGTAATGTTCCTTGGTGAACTAGAAGAAGTTTTAGAAGCCACTCAAGTATTTGAATTTCAGAAATGTGCAGTGGGATTGTTTCGTCAAATTGCTAGATGCCTCACCAGCCTACACTTTCAG GTAGCTGAAAGGGCACTGTTTCTTTGGAACAACGATCATATTAGAAATTTGATAATTCAAAATTGCAAAGTAATACTACCTATAATCTTCCCTGCATTGGAGAAAAACGCACGAGGTCACTGGAACCTAGCTGTTCAGAGTTTGACTCTGAATGTGAGGAAAATATTCTCGGAGGCTGATCAGACACTTTTTGATGAATGCATGATCAAATTCCAGGAAGATGAAAGCAAGGAACGAGAGAAGCAAGAGAAGCGGGAGTCCTCGTGGAAGAAATTGGAAGATGTGGCTATTGCATCTGCATCTATAAGCAATGAAGCAGTTCTTGCCTCAAGGTTCGCTTCCTCCCTCGCTGTTGCTACGGTACAAAGCAACTATTAA